A region from the Silene latifolia isolate original U9 population chromosome 7, ASM4854445v1, whole genome shotgun sequence genome encodes:
- the LOC141592571 gene encoding putative polyamine oxidase 5, protein MAVKRPKIVIIGAGMAGVTAAHKLYTAVGTKESFELCVVEGGQRIGGRINTREFVGDRIEMGATWIHGIGGSPVYEIAQKIKSLESEKPWECMDGLHEERLSMAETRTEGGFVVNPAIVEPISSLFDNLMSFAQGKSENGVVGGSEMSSIGSFLKLGLEKYLGSKENGEDVTVCGNWSRKMLEEAVFAVYENTQRTYTGAGDLFNLDYAAESEYRMFPGDEITIPRGYLTIVEALASVLPPGLIQLGRKVVKIEWQQNGDQFVGSENGNHSIGDSYRPVKLHFSDGSIMLADHVIVTVSLGVLKATICDELGGLFSPSLPSLKKEAISRLGFGVVNKLFLELSTPNNQDQNGGQGIDCKFPFMQMAFHRSDSKFKDRKIPWWMRRTASIYPIHSNSSVLLSWFAGKEALELESLDDEAIIEGVSTTVSSFVSKLSNHSHDECNGNGALSQSNFEFKRVLRSKWGTDPLFLGSYSYVSVRSSGDDFDTLAQPLPMPEECGLHPLQILFAGEATHRTHYSTTHGAYYSGLREANRLLQQYNLVV, encoded by the coding sequence ATGGCGGTTAAAAGACCAAAAATTGTTATAATTGGTGCAGGAATGGCAGGGGTAACAGCTGCCCATAAGCTGTATACAGCAGTAGGGACAAAAGAGTCATTTGAGTTGTGTGTTGTTGAAGGTGGGCAGAGAATTGGTGGTAGGATTAACACTAGAGAGTTTGTGGGTGATAGAATTGAGATGGGTGCCACGTGGATTCATGGGATTGGTGGGAGTCCAGTGTATGAGATTGCTCAAAAGATCAAATCTTTGGAGTCTGAGAAGCCATGGGAATGTATGGATGGGTTGCATGAGGAGAGACTTTCAATGGCTGAGACCAGAACTGAAGGTGGGTTTGTGGTTAATCCTGCTATTGTTGAGCCCATTTCATCGCTTTTCGATAATTTGATGAGTTTTGCTCAAGGGAAGAGTGAGAATGGTGTTGTTGGCGGGTCGGAAATGAGCAGCATTGGTTCATTTCTTAAGCTTGGGCTTGAGAAATATCTAGGGTCTAAAGAAAATGGTGAGGATGTTACAGTTTGTGGAAATTGGAGCAGGAAAATGTTGGAAGAAGCAGTTTTTGCTGTGTATGAGAATACCCAGAGAACTTATACTGGTGCTGGTGATCTGTTCAATCTTGATTACGCTGCTGAAAGCGAGTATCGGATGTTTCCAGGAGACGAAATCACGATCCCTCGAGGTTATTTAACCATTGTTGAGGCTTTGGCATCGGTTTTACCCCCTGGATTGATTCAATTGGGAAGGAAAGTGGTCAAAATTGAATGGCAGCAAAATGGGGATCAATTTGTAGGATCTGAAAATGGTAATCATAGTATTGGTGATAGTTACAGGCCAGTGAAATTGCATTTCAGTGATGGGTCAATAATGCTAGCTGATCATGTAATTGTGACGGTTTCATTAGGAGTCCTAAAGGCTACAATTTGTGATGAACTTGGAGGGTTATTTAGCCCTTCACTTCCTTCTTTGAAAAAAGAGGCAATTTCTAGACTCGGGTTTGGTGTCGTAAACAAGTTGTTCCTAGAGTTAAGCACACCCAACAATCAAGATCAAAATGGGGGTCAAGGTATTGATTGTAAGTTCCCTTTTATGCAAATGGCATTTCATAGGTCGGATTCCAAGTTTAAGGATAGGAAGATCCCATGGTGGATGAGAAGAACAGCCTCTATATACCCAATTCACAGCAATTCTAGTGTCTTGCTATCTTGGTTTGCAGGGAAAGAAGCTCTAGAGCTCGAATCTCTTGATGATGAGGCAATAATCGAGGGAGTTTCAACGACTGTCTCAAGCTTTGTCTCAAAGTTGAGCAACCATTCCCATGATGAATGCAATGGCAATGGGGCGTTAAGTCAGTCGAATTTCGAGTTCAAAAGGGTTTTGAGGAGTAAATGGGGAACTGATCCCTTATTCCTAGGGTCATATAGCTATGTTTCAGTGCGATCTAGTGGCGACGATTTCGATACCTTGGCTCAACCATTGCCAATGCCTGAGGAATGTGGGTTACACCCTCTTCAAATACTATTTGCAGGCGAAGCGACACATCGAACCCATTACTCCACAACTCATGGTGCTTATTACAGTGGTCTAAGAGAAGCTAACAGGCTTCTTCAGCAGTACAATTTGGTTGTTTAG